In a single window of the Bradyrhizobium sp. ORS 285 genome:
- a CDS encoding porin, whose protein sequence is MKTMRGLLLGTGAVILSAAAAQAADLPIKAKAVEYVKVCSLYGTGFYYIPGTDTCIKLGGYVRAETAMWTNSNYGGAYSAQAGADNRLSNRLQTRARQDLNIDTRTATEYGVVRTYFDAVLTWTSGTYAGVGNGGTQYNTGAASTTPLTSVNGLSNDGISGGSLGVYYAFIQFAGFTMGKAVSTFDAPWTNYPGNNFDGLVGGSGSNNGVNQFTYTADFGQGITAAISAEDQSQFFTSNIWNTSGITSSGVLGGAYGTNSIGGNVAPDIIGMVRIDQAWGLFQASFAAHDNHAGYYSPGVETAGHPSDKWGWAGQLSLSIKNIPTGPGDVLNLQAVYTDGASRYNFQSLASTSYSMYGSTGVAGAYQSIGFAGVADAVFGNGTGLSTVQTWGMRGAFTHNWDPHWNTALYGAYAQVRYGQTGSDLICTRIAATGLLTAGSTCNPDFNLSQIGLITRWVPVKNLTFSADVTYSHLDQKFSGTANAPTIASTAKPAAIYQLKDQDTVSMLLRAQRNF, encoded by the coding sequence ATGAAGACGATGAGGGGCCTGCTTCTCGGGACGGGAGCAGTGATTTTGTCAGCCGCGGCGGCTCAGGCCGCAGATCTTCCGATCAAGGCCAAGGCCGTCGAGTATGTGAAGGTGTGCTCGCTGTACGGCACGGGCTTCTACTACATCCCCGGCACCGACACCTGCATCAAGCTGGGTGGTTATGTGCGCGCGGAAACCGCGATGTGGACCAACAGCAATTATGGCGGCGCCTATTCCGCCCAGGCCGGCGCGGACAATCGCCTCAGCAACCGGCTTCAGACCCGCGCACGCCAGGACCTGAACATCGATACGCGCACCGCGACCGAGTACGGCGTGGTCCGTACCTATTTCGACGCGGTGTTGACCTGGACGTCGGGCACCTATGCCGGCGTCGGCAACGGCGGCACCCAGTATAACACCGGCGCGGCCAGCACGACCCCGCTGACCTCCGTCAACGGTCTCAGCAATGACGGCATTTCGGGCGGCTCGCTCGGCGTATACTACGCCTTCATTCAGTTCGCCGGCTTCACCATGGGCAAGGCGGTGTCGACCTTCGACGCGCCCTGGACCAACTACCCCGGCAACAATTTCGACGGTCTGGTCGGCGGCAGTGGCTCCAACAACGGCGTCAACCAGTTCACCTACACCGCCGATTTCGGCCAGGGCATCACGGCGGCGATCTCCGCCGAGGACCAGAGCCAGTTCTTCACCAGCAACATCTGGAACACGTCCGGCATCACCTCGTCCGGCGTGCTGGGCGGCGCCTATGGCACGAACAGCATCGGCGGCAACGTGGCGCCCGACATCATCGGCATGGTGCGCATCGATCAGGCCTGGGGCCTGTTCCAGGCGTCGTTCGCTGCGCATGACAACCACGCCGGCTACTACTCTCCGGGCGTCGAGACCGCCGGTCATCCGTCGGACAAATGGGGCTGGGCCGGCCAGCTGTCGCTGTCGATCAAGAACATCCCGACCGGTCCGGGCGACGTCCTGAACCTGCAGGCGGTCTATACCGACGGCGCGAGCCGCTACAACTTCCAGAGCTTGGCTTCGACGTCCTACTCGATGTACGGCAGCACCGGCGTCGCCGGCGCCTACCAGAGCATCGGCTTCGCCGGCGTGGCCGATGCCGTGTTCGGCAACGGCACCGGCCTGTCGACCGTGCAGACCTGGGGCATGCGCGGTGCCTTCACCCATAATTGGGATCCGCACTGGAACACGGCGCTGTACGGCGCCTATGCCCAGGTTCGCTACGGTCAGACGGGTTCGGACCTGATCTGCACCCGCATCGCCGCGACCGGATTGCTCACAGCGGGCTCGACCTGCAACCCCGACTTCAACCTGTCGCAGATCGGCCTGATCACGCGCTGGGTGCCGGTCAAGAACCTCACCTTCTCGGCCGACGTGACCTACAGCCATCTCGACCAGAAGTTCTCGGGAACGGCGAACGCTCCGACCATCGCGAGCACCGCGAAGCCGGCCGCGATCTACCAGCTCAAGGACCAGGACACCGTGAGCATGCTGCTGCGCGCCCAGCGTAACTTCTGA
- a CDS encoding Flp family type IVb pilin — protein sequence MRQLIASFLKDQAGATSIEYAIIAGGLSIVILAAVNGLGSGLSSKFTSINSSIK from the coding sequence ATGCGGCAGTTGATTGCGAGCTTTCTCAAAGATCAGGCCGGCGCGACCTCGATCGAATACGCCATCATTGCCGGCGGCCTGAGCATCGTGATCCTGGCGGCCGTGAACGGCCTGGGATCTGGTCTCAGCAGCAAGTTCACGTCGATCAACAGCTCGATCAAGTAA
- a CDS encoding thymidine phosphorylase family protein — protein sequence MTAASDPARPQLKIRSVALDTGRENVVVISRRSRALRPEVFSGFSRVELRCNSRTLLATLLITDDDALVGPDEIGLSEPALRRFAEPTGTLATVSPATPPESLESVRAKIRGETLSDQAIAAVIDDLAHYRYSDMEIAAFLIGSASFMSSGELLALTRAMANAGTQLKWPEPVVVDKHCIGGIPGNRTSMVVVPIVAAHGLTIPKTSSRAITSPAGTADTMEVLARVNVGAEEMKSIVAACNGCVIWGGHVNLSPADDILISVERPLSLDTREQMVASILSKKLAAGSTHLLLDLPVGPTAKLTSGAEAMRLRKLFEFVGDRFGLKVEVITTDGRQPIGNGIGPVLEARDVMAVLGNEPTAPADLREKSLRLAAHLLEYDPKLRGGAGYARARELLDSGAALKQMLKIIDAQGPSECRSELGDLAFDVRAEHDGIVSAIDCLRLNRLARTAGAPVNKGSGIRLFKKIGDRVEQGEPLYRVFTCDPSEHDLAAAAAAANHGYAFADGRP from the coding sequence ATGACCGCCGCATCAGATCCCGCCCGCCCCCAGCTCAAGATCCGCAGCGTCGCGCTCGATACCGGGCGCGAGAACGTCGTCGTGATCTCACGGCGCTCGCGCGCGCTGCGGCCAGAGGTGTTCAGCGGCTTTTCCCGCGTCGAGCTGCGCTGCAATTCACGCACCCTGCTCGCCACCCTGCTGATCACCGATGACGACGCCCTGGTCGGGCCCGACGAGATCGGCCTGTCGGAGCCGGCGCTGCGGCGTTTCGCCGAGCCGACCGGCACGCTCGCCACGGTGTCGCCGGCGACCCCGCCCGAGAGCCTGGAATCCGTCCGCGCCAAGATTCGCGGCGAGACCTTGAGCGATCAGGCGATCGCGGCGGTGATCGACGACCTCGCCCACTACCGCTACTCGGACATGGAGATCGCGGCCTTCCTGATCGGCTCGGCGAGCTTCATGAGCTCGGGCGAGCTGCTGGCGCTGACGCGCGCGATGGCCAATGCCGGCACCCAGCTGAAATGGCCTGAGCCCGTGGTGGTCGACAAGCACTGCATCGGCGGCATTCCCGGCAACCGCACCTCCATGGTGGTGGTGCCGATCGTCGCCGCCCATGGCCTGACCATCCCGAAGACCTCGTCGCGCGCGATCACCTCGCCGGCCGGCACCGCCGACACGATGGAGGTGCTGGCGCGGGTCAATGTCGGCGCCGAGGAGATGAAATCGATCGTCGCGGCCTGCAATGGCTGCGTGATCTGGGGCGGCCACGTCAATCTGTCGCCGGCCGACGACATCCTGATCTCGGTCGAGCGGCCGCTCAGCCTCGACACCCGCGAGCAGATGGTCGCCTCGATCCTCTCCAAGAAGCTCGCCGCCGGCTCGACGCATCTCCTGCTCGACCTGCCGGTCGGGCCGACGGCCAAGCTCACCAGCGGCGCGGAAGCGATGCGGCTGCGCAAGTTGTTCGAGTTCGTCGGCGACCGTTTCGGCCTCAAGGTCGAGGTGATCACGACCGACGGCCGCCAGCCGATCGGCAACGGCATCGGCCCGGTGCTGGAGGCGCGCGACGTGATGGCCGTGTTGGGCAACGAGCCCACGGCGCCGGCCGACCTGCGCGAGAAGTCGCTGCGGCTCGCCGCGCATCTGCTCGAATATGATCCGAAGCTGCGCGGCGGCGCCGGCTATGCAAGGGCGCGCGAGCTGCTCGACAGCGGCGCGGCGCTGAAGCAGATGCTGAAGATCATCGATGCGCAGGGGCCGTCCGAGTGCCGCAGCGAGCTCGGCGATCTCGCCTTCGACGTCAGGGCCGAGCACGACGGCATCGTGTCCGCGATCGACTGCCTGCGGCTCAACCGTCTGGCCCGCACGGCCGGCGCGCCGGTCAACAAAGGCTCCGGCATCAGGCTGTTCAAGAAGATAGGCGACCGCGTCGAGCAAGGTGAGCCACTCTACCGCGTGTTCACCTGCGATCCGTCGGAGCATGATCTCGCTGCGGCGGCCGCTGCCGCCAACCACGGCTACGCATTCGCAGACGGCCGGCCGTGA
- a CDS encoding MBL fold metallo-hydrolase — protein sequence MSVSLRFCGAAHTVTGSCYLVRTDQGQILIDCGLFQGQKTLKELNYGDFPFRPHDIDAVLLTHAHIDHSGLLPKLVRMGFDGKIFATRGTIDLCSWMLPDAGNIQEQEVLALNRRNIARGRDEVSPIYTQADAIASLQYFQAVPYETWTDIIPGVRARYWNAGHLLGSASIEIEFVGQSTSGAPLRLLASGDVGPDAKLLQPDPKAPEGFDYVISEATYGDRIREPITPEQRRSRLAGEVRDASAARGALLIPAFAVERTQELIVDLVGLMEQGEIPAAPIFLDSPLAIHATEVFRAHTESLDGGSAVGRLLSSPHLRFTETVDESKAIAKLTGFHIIIAASGMCDAGRIRHHLKRWLWNNRATVLLVGYQANGTLGRFLQDGVKAVRIQGEEIKVGARIRMIDDYSGHADGAEIARWIAARRPIARGLFLSHGEEAAIAALATRVGERIVPSAKVFSPLLDDVYELTNAVPTLLDVARRRRLAPEAVTRLDWHNDMSGLLLDIHARIEQAADDRARGVIIRRLRRALEE from the coding sequence ATGAGTGTCAGCCTTCGCTTCTGCGGCGCCGCGCATACCGTGACCGGCTCCTGCTATCTGGTCCGGACCGACCAGGGCCAGATCCTGATCGATTGCGGCCTGTTCCAGGGCCAGAAGACGCTGAAGGAGCTCAACTACGGCGACTTCCCGTTTCGCCCCCACGACATCGATGCCGTGCTGCTGACGCATGCGCATATCGACCATAGCGGCCTGCTGCCGAAGCTGGTGCGGATGGGTTTCGACGGCAAGATCTTCGCCACGCGCGGCACCATCGATCTGTGCTCCTGGATGCTGCCCGACGCCGGCAACATCCAAGAACAGGAGGTGCTGGCGCTGAACCGCCGCAACATCGCGCGCGGCCGCGACGAGGTCAGCCCGATCTACACCCAGGCCGACGCAATCGCCTCGCTGCAATATTTTCAAGCGGTGCCCTATGAGACCTGGACAGACATCATCCCCGGCGTGCGCGCCCGCTATTGGAATGCCGGGCACCTGCTAGGCTCCGCCTCGATCGAGATCGAATTCGTCGGACAAAGCACCAGCGGCGCGCCGCTGCGCCTGCTCGCCTCAGGCGACGTCGGCCCCGACGCCAAGCTGCTGCAGCCCGACCCGAAGGCGCCGGAGGGCTTCGACTACGTGATCTCGGAAGCCACCTATGGCGACCGCATCCGCGAGCCGATCACGCCGGAGCAACGCCGGAGTCGTTTGGCCGGCGAGGTGCGCGACGCCTCAGCAGCCAGGGGCGCGCTGCTGATCCCGGCCTTCGCGGTCGAGCGGACGCAGGAGCTGATCGTCGATCTCGTCGGGCTGATGGAGCAAGGCGAGATTCCAGCGGCGCCGATCTTCCTGGACTCGCCGCTCGCCATCCACGCCACCGAGGTGTTTCGCGCGCACACCGAGAGCCTCGACGGCGGCAGCGCTGTCGGCCGCCTGCTGTCCTCGCCGCATCTGCGCTTCACCGAGACTGTCGACGAGAGCAAGGCGATCGCCAAGCTGACCGGCTTTCACATCATCATCGCCGCCAGCGGCATGTGCGACGCCGGGCGCATCCGTCATCATCTCAAGCGCTGGCTGTGGAATAACCGCGCCACCGTGCTGCTGGTCGGCTACCAGGCCAACGGCACGCTCGGCCGCTTCCTGCAGGACGGCGTCAAGGCGGTGCGCATCCAGGGCGAGGAGATCAAGGTCGGCGCCCGCATCCGCATGATCGACGATTACTCCGGCCACGCCGACGGCGCCGAGATCGCGCGCTGGATCGCGGCACGCCGTCCAATCGCGCGCGGACTCTTTTTGTCCCATGGCGAGGAGGCGGCGATCGCCGCATTGGCGACGCGCGTCGGCGAGCGGATCGTGCCGTCGGCCAAGGTGTTCTCGCCCCTGCTCGACGACGTCTATGAGTTGACCAACGCGGTGCCGACGCTGCTCGACGTCGCCCGTAGGCGCCGGCTCGCGCCGGAGGCCGTTACCCGGCTCGATTGGCACAACGACATGTCGGGCCTGCTGCTCGACATCCATGCGCGCATCGAGCAGGCCGCCGATGACCGCGCCCGCGGCGTCATCATCCGCCGCCTCAGGCGGGCGCTGGAGGAGTGA
- a CDS encoding OmpA family protein, producing the protein MHQPSKWWTGLIAVAVLWLAAVSFKTASVEDDIAPRARAAVAAAAPDTAAALKVSVAGRDVRIEGPEFSADQSERLGDAAAVNGVRLVDDSYDKLPTPKPYAFRAARNGNQLVLEGGVPTPAVRQAVLGAARAAGGGEVVDRLGYALGAPVNFAAIAGHGLAQAAKLNGGAFSLADKSYSIAGTAASSDVYETAIAATRQLPSGAVLDKVAILPPEAKPFIWSAVRDDKAVVMSGVVPTDDVRRALEGTAAKAWPGSSVIHQMQIARGAPSGDFSAYTAYALAELARLSTGRVVISDATYTITGEAPSSAAYDEAIAGVGKLPAGLTLAKADILPPEMKPYRWTAEFDGTGVSLAGLAPSAASREVVMGAATGQFDGKPIKSAIGIARGAPDGDVAKVGASLLQQLAKLSGGRAEINDTQVSISGVGLANVTGAAVREQLAGALPAPFTLAAVDVRDGPVSPYAFSLQKQDGRVRLSGYVPDDAARRDLISAASSAFVTETVEDSLKVADGAPKDFVKSLTATFPALARLWSGSLTAKDATLSVDALAIYDKSADQVRKELADASGNLKLDEVKIGVKPESPPLPLAECQPAFEGLLAKGRIRFATGSAELSRESLALLDHIVDVAQRCKEAEIAIEGHTDNVGDEADNIDLSKRRAAAVVSYISEAGIDTSRMTSEGYGQNRPVASNDSAEGRAQNRRIEFVVK; encoded by the coding sequence ATGCATCAACCATCGAAATGGTGGACGGGACTGATTGCTGTCGCCGTGCTCTGGCTGGCGGCGGTAAGCTTCAAGACCGCAAGTGTCGAAGATGATATTGCACCGCGAGCGCGCGCCGCCGTCGCGGCAGCCGCACCCGATACCGCCGCGGCGCTGAAGGTCTCGGTCGCCGGCCGCGACGTTCGCATCGAGGGGCCCGAGTTCAGCGCCGACCAGTCGGAGCGGCTGGGTGACGCGGCGGCCGTTAACGGCGTCCGCCTGGTCGATGACAGCTACGACAAGCTGCCGACACCCAAACCCTATGCTTTCCGCGCCGCACGCAACGGCAACCAGCTCGTGCTCGAAGGCGGCGTGCCGACGCCGGCGGTCCGTCAGGCCGTGCTCGGCGCGGCCCGCGCGGCCGGTGGCGGCGAGGTTGTCGATCGGCTGGGCTATGCCCTGGGTGCTCCGGTCAACTTTGCCGCCATCGCAGGCCATGGCCTGGCCCAAGCCGCCAAGCTCAATGGGGGTGCCTTCTCGCTCGCGGACAAGTCCTATTCGATCGCGGGCACGGCCGCCTCGTCTGATGTCTATGAGACGGCTATTGCCGCGACGCGGCAGCTGCCGAGCGGCGCGGTGCTCGACAAGGTCGCGATCCTGCCGCCGGAGGCGAAGCCCTTCATCTGGAGCGCGGTGCGGGATGACAAAGCGGTCGTGATGTCCGGCGTCGTGCCGACCGACGACGTCAGGCGCGCGCTCGAGGGGACTGCTGCCAAGGCCTGGCCGGGGTCGTCGGTGATCCATCAGATGCAGATCGCGCGCGGCGCGCCATCCGGGGATTTCAGCGCCTACACGGCTTACGCGCTCGCCGAGCTGGCGCGGCTGAGCACGGGCCGCGTCGTCATCTCAGACGCCACCTACACGATCACCGGCGAGGCGCCCTCCTCTGCCGCCTACGACGAGGCCATCGCCGGCGTCGGCAAGCTGCCGGCCGGGCTGACGCTCGCCAAGGCGGACATCCTGCCGCCGGAGATGAAGCCGTATCGTTGGACGGCCGAGTTCGACGGCACCGGCGTGAGCCTTGCGGGTCTCGCGCCCAGCGCAGCCAGTCGCGAGGTCGTCATGGGCGCGGCGACCGGTCAGTTCGACGGCAAGCCGATCAAGAGCGCCATCGGCATCGCGCGCGGCGCCCCCGACGGCGACGTCGCCAAGGTCGGTGCCAGCCTGCTACAACAGCTCGCCAAGCTCTCGGGCGGCCGCGCCGAGATCAACGACACGCAGGTCTCGATCAGCGGCGTCGGGCTCGCCAATGTCACCGGCGCTGCGGTCCGCGAGCAACTGGCCGGCGCGCTGCCTGCGCCGTTCACGCTTGCCGCCGTCGACGTGCGCGACGGCCCGGTGTCGCCTTACGCCTTCAGTCTGCAGAAGCAGGACGGCCGCGTCCGGCTGAGCGGCTATGTGCCCGACGATGCGGCACGCCGCGATCTCATTAGTGCGGCCAGCTCGGCCTTCGTCACCGAGACGGTCGAGGATAGTTTGAAGGTCGCCGACGGCGCGCCGAAGGATTTCGTCAAGTCGCTGACGGCGACATTCCCGGCCCTGGCGCGGCTGTGGTCCGGCTCGCTGACGGCGAAGGACGCGACCCTTTCGGTCGACGCGCTCGCCATCTACGACAAGTCAGCCGATCAGGTGCGCAAAGAGCTTGCCGACGCGAGCGGCAATCTCAAGCTCGACGAGGTCAAGATCGGGGTCAAGCCGGAGAGCCCGCCGCTTCCCCTGGCCGAATGCCAGCCGGCGTTCGAGGGCCTGCTCGCCAAGGGCCGCATCCGCTTTGCGACCGGCAGCGCCGAGCTCAGCCGCGAGTCGCTGGCGCTGCTCGACCACATCGTCGACGTGGCGCAGCGCTGCAAGGAGGCGGAGATCGCGATCGAAGGCCATACCGACAATGTCGGCGACGAAGCTGACAATATCGACCTCTCGAAGCGGCGCGCGGCGGCGGTGGTGAGCTACATCAGCGAGGCCGGCATCGACACGTCGCGTATGACTTCGGAAGGCTACGGCCAGAACCGACCGGTCGCCTCCAACGACAGCGCGGAAGGCCGCGCGCAGAACCGCCGCATCGAATTCGTCGTGAAGTGA